A genomic window from Sanguibacter antarcticus includes:
- a CDS encoding NADP-dependent oxidoreductase → MPISTQVQLVSRPTGWPTDENFRTVQVDLPDLADGEVRVRNEFMSVDPYMRGRMNEGRSYTPPFPLGETMTGAAVGRVVESRSDTLAEGDLVLHQYGWRDIAQAEAAQFRPVQPLEGISPSAYLGTLGMTGLTAYAGLLKVAKMQPGETVFVSGAAGAVGTAVGQIAHLKGAGRVIGSAGTDEKVALLTERYGYDAAFNYKKGPVLEQLRAAAPDGIDVFFDNVGGDHLEAALDSFNDGGRAALCGAISQYNSTEATPGPRNMTNLVTRRLTLEGFIVGFHAQHMPEFISEMGPWLTSGDVVSDETVVDGLENSVEAFLGLMRGENTGKMVVRIGAAG, encoded by the coding sequence GTGCCCATCAGCACCCAGGTCCAGCTCGTCTCCCGCCCGACCGGTTGGCCCACGGACGAGAACTTCCGCACCGTCCAGGTCGACCTCCCCGACCTCGCTGACGGTGAGGTTCGCGTCCGCAACGAGTTCATGTCCGTCGACCCGTACATGCGCGGCCGGATGAACGAGGGCCGCTCCTACACGCCGCCGTTCCCCCTCGGCGAGACCATGACCGGCGCCGCGGTGGGCCGCGTCGTCGAGAGCCGCTCCGACACGCTCGCCGAAGGCGACCTCGTCCTGCACCAGTACGGATGGCGCGACATCGCCCAGGCCGAGGCAGCCCAGTTCCGCCCCGTGCAGCCCCTCGAGGGCATCTCCCCGTCCGCGTACCTCGGCACCCTCGGCATGACGGGCCTCACCGCCTACGCCGGTCTCCTCAAGGTCGCCAAGATGCAGCCGGGCGAGACCGTGTTCGTCTCCGGTGCCGCAGGCGCCGTCGGCACCGCCGTCGGCCAGATCGCACACCTCAAGGGTGCAGGCCGCGTCATCGGCAGCGCCGGGACCGACGAGAAGGTCGCCCTCCTCACGGAGCGGTACGGCTACGACGCCGCGTTCAACTACAAGAAGGGGCCTGTCCTCGAGCAGCTGCGCGCGGCAGCACCGGACGGCATCGACGTCTTCTTCGACAACGTCGGCGGCGACCACCTCGAGGCAGCCCTGGACTCGTTCAACGACGGCGGCCGCGCAGCGCTCTGCGGTGCGATCTCCCAGTACAACTCGACCGAGGCGACGCCCGGCCCGCGCAACATGACGAACCTCGTCACGCGCCGCCTCACCCTCGAAGGCTTCATCGTCGGGTTCCACGCCCAGCACATGCCCGAGTTCATCAGCGAGATGGGCCCGTGGCTCACGTCGGGCGACGTCGTGTCCGACGAGACCGTCGTCGACGGCCTGGAGAACTCTGTCGAGGCGTTCCTCGGCCTCATGCGCGGCGAGAACACCGGCAAGATGGTCGTCCGCATCGGCGCCGCCGGCTGA
- a CDS encoding sigma-70 family RNA polymerase sigma factor — MNHPDTATVVAARAGDPQAVDRLVTEYLPLVYTIVGRALDGHADVDDVVQETMMRVVRNLGDLQEPESFRSWLVAITVRQVRERYRARRDAPRAVVPDDVRQAGSDFTDLAIVRLELSGQRRETAEATRWLDEEARELLALWWLEASGHLTRDEIVATTAVNRQHTAVRIQRMKEQLETSRVVVRALATSPRCPDLILATTHWDGSPSPLWRKRIARHTRECERCTPAWSGLVSAERLLGGMALVPPSLTVSAGLAHLGGDPVAAAQTGTAASTGTAHPAPGAVITGRSFVAGITTGRRVLTTLLVTGMVLGGGAVAVGYQNDQEASAPVIVPTAARSTTVSTPSLSEASRKPQPAPTPTTDDPTPSPSSQPAAPEPTASPTPAPAPAPAPAPTTTTSPTAAAVLPATLSVKKGVATWQFDGIEGALGDVGAGWYYNWSPSNATMPGPADVEFVPMIWGRDDVDAATLAQVASEGTVLLGFNEPDMGGQANMGVEEALDLWPQLESTGMRLGSPAVAYGGDTPGGWLDTFMTGAAERNLRVDFITLHWYGSDFSDASVGHFLSYVDAVHERYGLPVWITEYGLMNFSGSPKYPTGAQAAAFIEGSTTGMESRAFVERYAWFGLPAVGDSVEFGLYRDATTPTEAGLAYKAAG, encoded by the coding sequence GTGAACCACCCTGATACCGCCACGGTGGTGGCTGCCCGCGCCGGCGACCCACAGGCCGTCGACCGACTGGTCACCGAGTACCTGCCGCTCGTCTACACGATCGTCGGACGGGCCCTGGACGGGCACGCCGACGTGGACGACGTCGTGCAGGAGACGATGATGCGGGTGGTCCGTAACCTGGGCGACCTGCAGGAACCTGAGTCCTTCCGCTCCTGGTTGGTCGCGATCACCGTGCGCCAGGTGCGGGAGCGGTACCGAGCCCGCCGGGACGCGCCGCGCGCGGTGGTGCCGGACGACGTCCGTCAGGCAGGGTCAGACTTCACTGACCTGGCGATCGTCCGGCTGGAGCTGTCGGGCCAGCGCCGAGAGACTGCCGAGGCCACCCGCTGGCTCGACGAGGAGGCCCGCGAGCTGCTCGCGCTCTGGTGGCTGGAGGCCTCGGGTCACCTGACCCGTGACGAGATCGTCGCCACGACAGCAGTCAACCGCCAGCACACCGCCGTCCGTATCCAGCGGATGAAAGAGCAGCTGGAGACATCCCGGGTGGTCGTGCGCGCACTGGCGACCAGCCCTCGTTGCCCTGATCTCATCCTCGCGACGACGCACTGGGACGGGAGCCCGAGCCCGCTGTGGCGCAAGCGCATCGCCCGGCACACGCGCGAGTGCGAGCGGTGCACGCCCGCCTGGTCGGGCCTCGTCTCCGCCGAGCGGCTGCTCGGCGGCATGGCGCTCGTGCCCCCGAGCCTGACCGTGAGCGCAGGGCTGGCTCACCTCGGCGGTGACCCCGTCGCAGCGGCGCAGACCGGGACGGCAGCGAGCACCGGGACGGCGCACCCAGCACCCGGCGCGGTGATCACCGGCAGGTCGTTCGTCGCAGGGATCACGACCGGCCGCCGGGTGCTCACCACGCTGCTCGTCACCGGGATGGTGCTGGGCGGCGGGGCGGTCGCGGTGGGCTATCAGAACGATCAGGAGGCGAGCGCCCCGGTCATCGTCCCGACTGCTGCGCGGTCGACCACCGTGTCCACGCCCTCCCTCTCTGAAGCGTCCCGAAAGCCTCAGCCTGCTCCGACCCCGACGACGGACGATCCGACACCGAGCCCGTCTTCCCAGCCAGCCGCGCCAGAACCGACAGCATCACCCACCCCGGCACCGGCACCGGCACCGGCACCGGCTCCGACGACGACCACGAGCCCGACCGCGGCAGCCGTCCTGCCCGCCACGCTCTCGGTGAAGAAGGGGGTCGCCACCTGGCAGTTCGACGGCATCGAGGGCGCGCTCGGTGACGTCGGTGCCGGCTGGTACTACAACTGGTCACCGTCGAACGCGACGATGCCTGGCCCGGCGGACGTCGAGTTCGTCCCCATGATCTGGGGGAGGGACGACGTCGATGCCGCGACGCTCGCCCAGGTGGCGAGCGAGGGAACGGTTCTGCTCGGCTTCAACGAGCCGGACATGGGCGGTCAGGCGAACATGGGCGTCGAGGAGGCGCTCGATCTGTGGCCGCAGCTCGAGAGCACGGGGATGCGCCTCGGCAGCCCGGCCGTCGCCTACGGCGGCGACACTCCCGGCGGATGGCTGGACACCTTCATGACCGGCGCCGCCGAGCGCAACCTGCGCGTCGACTTCATCACCTTGCACTGGTACGGCTCGGACTTCAGCGATGCATCGGTCGGCCACTTCCTCAGCTACGTCGACGCCGTGCACGAGCGCTATGGGCTGCCCGTCTGGATCACCGAGTACGGCCTGATGAACTTCTCCGGCAGCCCGAAGTACCCGACCGGGGCCCAGGCTGCCGCCTTCATCGAGGGCTCGACGACGGGCATGGAGTCGCGCGCCTTCGTCGAGCGCTATGCCTGGTTCGGTCTGCCCGCCGTGGGGGACAGCGTCGAGTTCGGCCTCTACCGGGACGCCACCACGCCGACCGAGGCCGGGCTGGCGTACAAGGCCGCAGGCTGA
- a CDS encoding GNAT family N-acetyltransferase — translation MTVVLRAAMSDDVPAMARIYDHHVRTTTATFETVPPGEALWAEKVVSIVAAGWPFLVAEITDPSPGEVGGVVGFAYVGPWRVRPAYRYTVEDTIYLDAAATGRGVGTRLLAEVLDLARAAGAREVVSVIADAETTASLALHTRLGFRTVGRLEDVGRKHDRWLGTTLLQLSLVDRTADDADADADGPEPRGQQT, via the coding sequence ATGACAGTCGTACTCCGTGCCGCGATGTCCGACGACGTCCCGGCGATGGCACGCATCTACGACCACCACGTGCGGACGACGACCGCGACGTTCGAGACCGTGCCGCCCGGCGAGGCGCTGTGGGCGGAGAAGGTCGTGTCGATCGTCGCGGCAGGGTGGCCGTTCCTCGTGGCCGAGATCACCGACCCGTCGCCTGGCGAGGTCGGCGGTGTCGTGGGCTTCGCCTACGTGGGTCCGTGGCGGGTCCGACCGGCCTACCGGTACACGGTCGAGGACACCATCTATCTCGATGCTGCGGCGACCGGCCGCGGCGTGGGTACCCGGCTCCTCGCGGAGGTCCTCGACCTCGCGCGGGCAGCGGGGGCGCGCGAGGTCGTCTCCGTCATCGCCGACGCGGAGACCACCGCGTCGCTCGCCCTCCACACCCGCCTCGGATTCCGCACGGTCGGGCGCCTCGAGGACGTCGGGCGCAAGCACGACCGATGGTTGGGTACGACGCTGCTGCAGCTGAGCCTCGTCGACCGCACGGCCGACGATGCCGATGCAGATGCCGACGGGCCAGAGCCGCGGGGGCAGCAGACGTGA
- the sigK gene encoding ECF RNA polymerase sigma factor SigK, translated as MTSTGPRAPSAPTDRDERARRLAGLVSQVATGDRAAFESLYDETSPLVHGTALRVLRDPDLAAELTQDVMVEVWRTAPRFDAGRGSVAAWIATMAHRRAVDRVRSVQSQRTRDDLVGVRDYSRPYDDVAETVEHNEERDRVTDCLGSLTDLQREAVMSAYYGGLTYREVADSAGVALPTVKSRIRDGLNRLRDCLGVDL; from the coding sequence ATGACCTCGACCGGACCACGTGCTCCTAGCGCGCCGACGGACCGCGACGAGCGGGCCCGACGGCTCGCCGGTCTCGTGAGCCAGGTCGCCACCGGCGACCGCGCAGCCTTTGAATCCCTCTACGACGAGACGTCACCGCTGGTGCACGGCACCGCGCTCCGGGTCCTGCGGGACCCAGACCTCGCTGCCGAGCTCACGCAGGACGTCATGGTCGAGGTGTGGCGCACCGCGCCCCGCTTCGACGCAGGACGCGGGAGCGTCGCCGCCTGGATCGCGACGATGGCTCACCGCCGGGCTGTCGACCGCGTGCGGTCGGTGCAGTCGCAACGAACCCGGGACGACCTCGTGGGAGTCCGGGACTACAGCAGGCCGTACGACGATGTCGCCGAGACGGTCGAGCACAACGAAGAGCGCGACCGGGTGACCGACTGCCTGGGATCGCTCACCGATCTCCAGCGGGAGGCAGTCATGAGCGCGTACTACGGAGGACTCACCTATCGTGAGGTCGCTGACAGCGCTGGCGTGGCCCTCCCGACCGTGAAGTCCCGCATCCGTGACGGGCTCAACCGGCTCCGCGACTGCTTGGGGGTGGACCTGTGA
- a CDS encoding anti-sigma factor domain-containing protein, whose amino-acid sequence MNNDDLHDDVRDLLAPWALDAVDDVERATVERALRDDPALAAEARSLRETTALLAASGSVAAPDRLRTSVLDRIATTPQMGGAAQIGGVTQIGGVTQIGARGRSGTARASRPRPAARWLAVAAAFLVSVAVPTGIAVQQAQRADRVQLQADAVADVLAQPDAQIVQADVSGGGRAVAVVAADAAVFTAADLPDLDDGDYQLWVVADGAPVSAGVLALTEGTAVARVASMPQGSVLALTVEPVGGSEQPTTDPVVVLAAG is encoded by the coding sequence GTGAACAACGACGACCTGCACGACGACGTCCGCGACCTTCTCGCGCCGTGGGCCCTCGATGCGGTCGACGACGTCGAGCGCGCCACCGTCGAGCGCGCCCTGCGGGACGATCCGGCCCTCGCGGCGGAGGCGCGGTCCCTCCGGGAGACGACAGCTTTGCTCGCTGCCTCGGGCTCCGTCGCGGCACCCGACCGGCTCCGCACGTCCGTGCTCGACCGGATCGCCACCACGCCGCAGATGGGTGGGGCGGCACAGATCGGTGGGGTGACGCAGATCGGTGGGGTGACGCAGATCGGTGCTCGAGGCAGGTCTGGCACCGCGCGGGCGTCCCGCCCGCGTCCGGCCGCTCGGTGGCTGGCCGTCGCTGCCGCGTTCCTCGTGTCTGTCGCGGTGCCGACCGGGATCGCCGTCCAGCAGGCACAGCGTGCGGACCGGGTCCAGCTGCAGGCCGACGCTGTCGCGGACGTCCTCGCTCAGCCCGACGCACAGATCGTCCAGGCCGACGTGTCCGGTGGCGGGCGCGCGGTGGCTGTCGTCGCTGCCGACGCTGCCGTGTTCACGGCTGCGGACCTGCCCGACCTCGACGACGGGGACTACCAGCTCTGGGTCGTCGCGGACGGCGCACCGGTCTCGGCCGGGGTCCTGGCGCTCACCGAGGGGACGGCTGTGGCCCGCGTGGCGTCGATGCCCCAGGGGTCGGTGCTCGCGCTGACGGTCGAGCCTGTCGGAGGCTCTGAGCAGCCGACGACGGACCCGGTCGTCGTCCTCGCCGCCGGCTGA
- a CDS encoding class I SAM-dependent methyltransferase, with protein MSQVHDAAFWDERYSSSAAIWSGKPNPHLVSGAIDLTPGKALDVGSGEGADAIWLAAAGWEVTAVDHSQVALARSAEHAAQAGDDVAARISWEQADVTDWEPGEGIYDLVSAQFMHLPSALRIPLFARLAASVAPGGSLLVVGHNLSDRETPVRGHFDADSFWAGADIVASLDPDAWDVLANTSPGRTVVHEGAEHAINDTVVHARRKV; from the coding sequence GTGAGCCAGGTGCACGATGCAGCATTCTGGGACGAGCGCTACAGCTCGTCCGCCGCGATCTGGAGCGGCAAGCCCAACCCACACCTCGTGAGCGGAGCGATCGACCTCACGCCCGGAAAGGCGCTCGACGTCGGCAGCGGTGAGGGCGCCGACGCGATCTGGCTCGCCGCCGCAGGCTGGGAGGTCACCGCGGTCGACCACTCCCAGGTCGCGCTCGCACGGAGCGCCGAGCACGCCGCGCAGGCCGGCGACGACGTCGCAGCACGGATCAGCTGGGAACAGGCCGACGTCACGGACTGGGAGCCGGGCGAGGGGATCTACGACCTCGTCTCAGCCCAGTTCATGCACCTGCCCAGCGCGCTCCGGATCCCGCTCTTTGCACGGCTCGCCGCCTCGGTGGCGCCGGGCGGGAGCCTGCTCGTCGTCGGGCACAACCTCTCCGACCGCGAGACCCCGGTGCGCGGCCACTTCGACGCGGACTCCTTCTGGGCAGGAGCGGACATCGTCGCGTCGCTCGACCCCGACGCCTGGGACGTCCTCGCGAACACCTCTCCAGGGAGGACCGTCGTCCACGAGGGCGCGGAGCACGCGATCAACGACACGGTCGTCCACGCGCGTCGGAAGGTCTGA
- a CDS encoding NAD(P)/FAD-dependent oxidoreductase produces MTHSTTAVPHRTGLPSTVDVLVVGGGAAGLNGALVLASARRSVLVVDTGAPRNAPAAGVHGFLSRDGTPPGELLAIGRAEVESYGGTVVDGEVVGAYRSGSRFVVALADGRTVGARRLLVTTGLVDELPAVPGVAERWGRDVLHCPYCHGWEVRDQPVGIIASSPVAMHQVLLFRQWTADLTLFLDDAFEPSDDQWEQLAARGIAVVDGQVAGLDVTEDHIAGVRLASGTVIPVRAVVVAPLLRARSTLLAQLGIVPVPHPSGIGEHIQAGAAGTTEVPGVWVAGNVTDLAAQVVVAAAGGLVAGASINADLVAEDTEHAVADRREPFSAAAEARNSERVLGNRRHGL; encoded by the coding sequence ATGACCCACAGCACTACTGCAGTCCCGCACCGCACCGGTCTTCCGAGCACCGTCGACGTCCTCGTCGTCGGCGGCGGAGCAGCCGGGCTCAACGGTGCGCTCGTCCTCGCCAGTGCGCGTCGCTCCGTGCTCGTCGTCGACACCGGAGCACCGCGCAACGCCCCAGCGGCAGGCGTCCACGGCTTCCTGTCCCGCGACGGGACACCACCGGGCGAGCTCCTGGCGATCGGCCGCGCCGAGGTGGAGTCCTACGGTGGCACCGTCGTCGACGGAGAGGTCGTCGGTGCATACAGGTCCGGCAGCCGCTTCGTCGTCGCTCTTGCGGACGGCCGCACGGTCGGCGCGCGCAGGCTGCTCGTCACGACAGGCCTCGTCGACGAGCTCCCCGCCGTCCCCGGGGTCGCCGAGAGGTGGGGGCGCGACGTCCTGCACTGCCCCTACTGCCACGGGTGGGAAGTCCGTGACCAACCTGTCGGGATCATCGCCTCGAGCCCGGTGGCCATGCACCAGGTCCTGCTCTTCCGGCAGTGGACCGCCGATCTCACCCTGTTCCTCGACGACGCCTTCGAGCCCTCGGACGACCAGTGGGAGCAGCTCGCTGCACGCGGGATCGCGGTCGTCGACGGACAGGTCGCAGGCCTCGACGTGACCGAGGACCACATCGCCGGCGTGCGGCTTGCCTCGGGCACGGTGATCCCCGTCCGAGCCGTCGTCGTGGCCCCGCTCCTGCGTGCGCGCTCGACGCTCCTCGCGCAGCTCGGCATCGTTCCCGTCCCGCACCCCTCCGGGATAGGCGAGCACATCCAGGCCGGTGCAGCCGGGACCACCGAGGTGCCTGGCGTGTGGGTCGCCGGCAACGTCACGGATCTCGCTGCGCAGGTCGTCGTCGCAGCAGCCGGAGGTCTCGTCGCGGGAGCCTCGATCAACGCAGACCTCGTCGCAGAGGACACTGAGCATGCCGTCGCAGATCGCCGAGAACCGTTCTCGGCCGCGGCAGAAGCGCGCAACTCCGAGCGTGTGCTCGGGAACAGGAGGCACGGACTGTGA
- a CDS encoding helix-turn-helix domain-containing protein, with translation MEDLDDVITAVGPRLRALRAQREVTLAELSATTGISVSTLSRLESGQRRPNLELLLPLARAYEVPLDELVGAPHTGDPRVHMRPVSTAHGATIIPLTRRAGGVQAYKHIIPGTPPDAVPTPKTHEGYEWVYVLDGRLRLVLGDQDLILVPGEAAEFDTRAPHWFGSADSQPVEMLSLFGRQGERAHVRARSVPQGS, from the coding sequence ATGGAAGACCTCGATGACGTCATCACGGCCGTCGGCCCCCGTCTGCGCGCCCTGCGGGCCCAGCGTGAGGTCACCCTCGCCGAGCTCTCGGCGACGACAGGAATCTCGGTGAGCACCCTCTCGCGTCTGGAGTCCGGCCAGCGACGACCGAACCTCGAGCTGTTGCTGCCCCTCGCCCGGGCGTACGAGGTACCGCTCGACGAGCTCGTCGGCGCCCCGCACACGGGCGACCCGCGGGTCCACATGCGTCCGGTGTCGACGGCTCACGGCGCGACGATCATCCCGCTCACGCGTCGCGCCGGCGGCGTCCAGGCGTACAAGCACATCATCCCCGGCACCCCGCCCGACGCCGTGCCGACGCCGAAGACGCACGAGGGCTACGAGTGGGTCTACGTGCTCGACGGGCGACTCAGGCTCGTCCTCGGCGACCAAGACCTCATCCTGGTCCCTGGCGAGGCGGCCGAGTTCGACACCCGAGCCCCGCACTGGTTCGGCAGCGCCGACTCCCAGCCGGTCGAGATGCTCAGCCTCTTCGGCCGCCAGGGCGAGCGAGCCCACGTCCGCGCTCGCTCGGTGCCGCAGGGCTCATGA
- a CDS encoding IS481 family transposase, giving the protein MTHANAPLTPAGRLRLVQRCEYRPIAHVAAEAGVARQTVTKWLRRYEAVGEVGLVDRSSAPHSSPTQTPPEVVVRIEELRRTHKWTARQIHLELVREGHQIAPVTVARWLRRLGISRRRDIDPTGASNRVIKKIVARYPGHMVHLDVKKVGRIPDGGGWRAHGRGSEAAKAVDRAKTRGARAGYVYLHSAVDGFSRLAYTEALPDEKAVTTIAFWARARAFFTAHGITRFTRVVTDNGSNYRARDFHRTIAGTAARHQRIRPHTPKHNGKVERYNRTLAEELLYATEWTSETQRANAITVWNIHYNYHRPHTAIGDRPPASRMPARVTNVMTQNI; this is encoded by the coding sequence ATGACCCACGCTAATGCCCCGTTGACCCCAGCCGGAAGACTGCGCCTGGTGCAGCGCTGCGAGTACCGTCCGATCGCTCACGTCGCGGCCGAGGCGGGCGTCGCCCGCCAGACGGTGACGAAGTGGTTGCGCCGCTACGAAGCCGTCGGGGAGGTCGGTCTGGTCGACCGGTCCAGCGCCCCGCACTCGTCCCCGACCCAGACCCCGCCCGAGGTGGTCGTACGGATCGAGGAACTGCGCCGCACCCACAAGTGGACGGCCCGACAGATTCATCTCGAGCTGGTCCGTGAGGGTCATCAGATCGCGCCCGTGACCGTCGCCCGCTGGTTGCGCCGGTTGGGGATCTCCCGGCGCCGGGACATCGACCCCACCGGCGCGAGCAACCGAGTCATCAAGAAGATCGTGGCCAGGTATCCCGGCCACATGGTCCACCTGGACGTCAAGAAGGTCGGGCGGATCCCCGACGGTGGCGGCTGGCGGGCTCACGGCCGCGGATCCGAGGCAGCCAAGGCCGTTGACCGGGCCAAGACCAGGGGCGCCAGAGCCGGATACGTCTACCTGCACTCGGCCGTCGACGGGTTCTCCCGCCTGGCCTACACCGAGGCCCTGCCCGACGAGAAAGCAGTCACCACGATCGCGTTCTGGGCCCGCGCGAGGGCGTTCTTCACCGCCCACGGAATCACCCGGTTCACCCGCGTCGTGACCGACAACGGGTCGAACTACCGCGCCCGCGACTTCCACCGCACCATCGCGGGCACCGCCGCCCGCCACCAGCGCATCCGCCCCCACACGCCCAAGCACAACGGCAAGGTCGAACGTTACAACCGCACGCTCGCCGAAGAGCTCCTCTACGCCACCGAATGGACCTCAGAGACACAGCGGGCCAACGCGATCACCGTCTGGAACATCCACTACAACTACCATCGACCCCATACTGCAATCGGTGACCGACCCCCAGCCTCACGCATGCCAGCACGTGTCACCAACGTCATGACACAGAACATCTAG
- a CDS encoding MmcQ/YjbR family DNA-binding protein, which yields MDGPEIQAAAMATARELPDVAHEFPFGPEHDVFKVVGRVFLMATEATGEPIITLKCDPDDSHELRRELPSITPGYHVNKKHWISVAAGPGLTPDLVHELVVDSYLLVVEGLARARRPVLPDHLRRLT from the coding sequence ATGGACGGGCCGGAGATCCAAGCGGCTGCGATGGCCACAGCCCGGGAGCTGCCCGACGTCGCGCACGAGTTTCCGTTCGGTCCCGAGCACGACGTCTTCAAGGTGGTCGGCCGCGTCTTCCTCATGGCGACCGAAGCCACCGGCGAGCCGATCATCACCCTGAAGTGCGACCCAGACGACTCTCACGAGCTGCGACGCGAGCTCCCCTCGATCACCCCGGGGTATCACGTGAACAAGAAGCACTGGATCTCGGTCGCCGCCGGGCCAGGCCTCACGCCGGACCTCGTCCACGAGCTCGTCGTCGACTCCTACCTCCTGGTGGTCGAGGGTCTCGCGCGTGCTCGTCGGCCTGTCCTCCCCGATCACCTGCGACGGCTCACCTAG
- a CDS encoding GNAT family N-acetyltransferase, producing the protein MLPVLTTVPQSATEPVTDRLVLSRPQAHDIDAIWQIHSDPETNKHNPTVPIRTRHQAADRLSWFTAHWDEFGFGYWSVRLRDPQRPENNGPGEPIGFAGLRWSRWAGRNVVNLYYRLTPAVWGCGLASEAARASVALWHEYLSDHPLVARTTPDNVGSQRTALAAGFERRPDLDRTTALGRDIVLALGWKPTP; encoded by the coding sequence GTGCTCCCCGTCTTGACCACCGTCCCGCAGTCCGCCACCGAGCCCGTCACCGACCGGCTCGTGCTCTCGCGTCCGCAGGCGCACGACATCGATGCGATCTGGCAGATCCACTCCGACCCGGAGACCAACAAGCACAACCCGACCGTCCCGATCCGGACCCGGCACCAAGCAGCCGATCGTCTCTCGTGGTTCACCGCGCACTGGGACGAGTTCGGCTTCGGGTACTGGAGCGTCCGGCTCCGTGATCCACAGCGGCCCGAGAACAACGGACCCGGTGAACCGATCGGCTTCGCCGGGCTCCGCTGGTCACGATGGGCCGGTCGCAACGTCGTCAACCTCTACTACCGGCTGACCCCCGCAGTCTGGGGGTGCGGGCTCGCGAGCGAGGCCGCACGCGCGAGCGTCGCGCTCTGGCACGAGTACCTCAGCGACCACCCGCTCGTCGCCCGGACCACACCAGACAACGTCGGTTCCCAACGCACAGCGCTCGCCGCCGGGTTCGAGCGCCGACCAGACCTCGACCGCACGACGGCACTCGGGCGCGACATCGTGCTCGCCCTCGGATGGAAACCCACGCCGTGA